One genomic window of Clostridia bacterium includes the following:
- a CDS encoding helix-turn-helix domain-containing protein, whose translation MVTLKDIALKCGVSVGAVSKALNDSPDIGVETKQYIREMARKLGYRPN comes from the coding sequence ATGGTTACTCTTAAGGATATTGCCTTAAAATGTGGTGTTTCGGTAGGTGCGGTGAGTAAGGCACTCAACGACAGTCCTGATATAGGTGTCGAAACCAAACAATATATACGAGAAATGGCTAGAAAGCTTGGTTATCGTCCAAATT